The proteins below come from a single Branchiostoma floridae strain S238N-H82 chromosome 5, Bfl_VNyyK, whole genome shotgun sequence genomic window:
- the LOC118416773 gene encoding UDP-glucuronosyltransferase 2C1-like isoform X1 encodes MGIVSKPRWFVILQVFLGILVRYRSGAEKVLLVPPPTSDSHWIALAKIGRALVDRGHVVTVIVSEDIVGKRRAEWPDFQFEAFRDQGTRAALRAQQDQTHSAAGKLSLNEEGQVFKSACREFAKYCGMMLADSNLVHQLRTSRYSVVISDPFFPCAAILSAHRDFRVPHIAVMRGDPFFLDVKATGVPLPLSYVPFLFTDFTDDMTFLQRLQNIVLSTVVPVIAQQGVSSYYNELVRKYIGEEETIQSVTSRTDLWLYRTDNVLDFPRPSMPNMVQVGGLNVRAAVPLTEDIEAFVQSSGDDGVIVVSFGSMVKTMSTERQEVFAAAFARLRQKVVWRYVGEKPAGLGNNTKLLAWLPQNDLLAHPKTRAFITHAGSNGLYEALHHGVPMVCLPLFGDQPANAARVVARGLGVKLDFSTVTSDQLYEAILLVVTNNSYRETAARLSRLHRDQPQSPMERAVWWIEHVIKHGGLPHLRARAVELPWYQYYLLDVAAFLLAGCVAVLGTVWYSCTFFCRKCCTKGGGKLKSQ; translated from the exons ATGGGAATTGTATCGAAGCCCCGATGGTTCGTTATTCTGCAAGTTTTCCTGGGTATTCTGGTGAGATACAGGAGTGGTGCAGAGAAGGTCCTGCTGGTGCCTCCGCCAACTAGCGACAGTCACTGGATAGCTCTAGCCAAGATTGGTCGTGCTTTGGTGGATAGAGGTCATGTCGTCACTGTGATTGTTTCAGAGGACATTGTGGGAAAACGGCGGGCAGAGTGGCCTGACTTTCAGTTTGAGGCATTCCGTGATCAAGGAACCCGAGCAGCACTCAGGGCTCAACAAGACCAAACCCATTCTGCAGCTGGGAAATTATCTCTCAATGAAGAAGGACAAGTATTCAAATCTGCGTGTAGAGAGTTCGCTAAATATTGTGGAATGATGCTGGCTGACAGTAACCTTGTGCATCAACTGAGAACGTCACGGTACAGTGTGGTGATTTCTGACCCCTTTTTTCCTTGTGCCGCTATCCTCTCAGCCCATCGAGACTTCCGGGTCCCCCACATCGCCGTTATGCGTGGAGATCCATTCTTTCTTGATGTAAAGGCTACTGGTGTACCGCTGCCCCTTTCATACGTACCATTCCTATTTACCGATTTTACCGATGACATGACCTTTCTACAGCGACTTCAGAACATTGTCTTGTCTACTGTTGTACCAGTTATAGCACAACAGGGTGTGAGTAGCTACTATAACGAACTGGTCCGGAAGTACATTGGCGAGGAAGAAACTATTCAAAGCGTGACGTCACGTACGGACCTGTGGCTCTATAGAACCGACAATGTGCTGGACTTCCCTCGTCCCAGCATGCCCAACATGGTTCAGGTTGGAGGACTGAACGTCCGTGCGGCCGTTCCCCTCACTGAG GACATTGAAGCGTTTGTCCAGAGCTCTGGAGACGACGGAGTGATTGTCGTCAGTTTCGGGTCTATGGTCAAGACGATGTCGACAGAGAGGCAAGAAGTCTTCGCGGCAGCCTTCGCCCGACTCCGGCAGAAGGTGGTGTGGCGGTACGTGGGAGAGAAGCCGGCCGGTCTGGGCAACAACACCAAGTTGCTGGCGTGGCTGCCTCAAAACGACTTGCTGG CCCACCCAAAGACCAGAGCCTTCATCACTCACGCTGGGTCGAACGGCCTGTACGAGGCCCTGCACCACGGCGTGCCAATGGTCTGTCTGCCGCTGTTCGGGGATCAACCCGCCAACGCCGCCCGGGTGGTGGCCAGGGGACTCGGGGTGAAGCTGGACTTCAGCACGGTCACCTCCGACCAGTTGTACGAGGCCATTCTTCTTGTTGTCACCAACAACAG TTACCGTGAGACTGCAGCACGCCTGTCCCGCCTGCACCGTGACCAGCCCCAGTCACCCATGGAGCGGGCCGTCTGGTGGATagaacacgtcatcaaacatggTGGACTGCCCCATCTCCGCGCACGCGCCGTGGAGCTGCCATGGTACCAGTACTACCTGTTAGACGTTGCTGCTTTCCTATTGGCTGGCTGTGTAGCTGTCCTGGGTACCGTGTGGTACAGCTGTACGTTCTTCTGTAGAAAGTGTTGTACTAAAGGTGGCGGCAAGCTGAAGTCTCAATAG
- the LOC118416773 gene encoding UDP-glucuronosyltransferase 1A1-like isoform X2, whose protein sequence is MGMGPKLLCSAILLVFLGFLIRHRSNAEKVLLVPRPTSDSHWIALAKTGRALVDRGHVVIVIVSEEIEGKRRAEWPDFKFEAFQDQGTRAAIQALQDQAYFVAGKLSLRQVRERLSSLLEELHYCALLLSDSNLVDQLRTSQYSVVISDPFFPCGAILSAHLDSRVPHIAVLRLDPFFLDVKATGVPLPLSYIPFIFSDYTDGMTFLQRLQNVVLSTVAPVIARRNVNMNYNELVRRYIGEEETIQSVTSRTDLWLYRTDNVLDFPRPSMPNMVQVGGLNVRAAVPLTEDIEAFVQSSGDDGVIVVSFGSMVKTMSTERQEVFAAAFARLRQKVVWRYVGEKPAGLGNNTKLLAWLPQNDLLAHPKTRAFITHAGSNGLYEALHHGVPMVCLPLFGDQPANAARVVARGLGVKLDFSTVTSDQLYEAILLVVTNNSYRETAARLSRLHRDQPQSPMERAVWWIEHVIKHGGLPHLRARAVELPWYQYYLLDVAAFLLAGCVAVLGTVWYSCTFFCRKCCTKGGGKLKSQ, encoded by the exons ATGGGAATGGGGCCGAAGCTGCTATGTTCCGCCATTCTGCTAGTTTTCCTGGGTTTTCTGATCAGACACAGGAGCAACGCAGAGAAGGTCCTGCTGGTACCTCGGCCAACTAGCGACAGTCACTGGATAGCTCTAGCCAAGACTGGTCGTGCTTTGGTGGATAGAGGTCATGTCGTCATTGTGATTGTTTCAGAGGAGATTGAGGGAAAACGACGGGCAGAGTGGCCTGACTTTAAGTTTGAGGCATTCCAAGATCAAGGAACCCGAGCAGCAATTCAGGCACTACAAGACCAAGCATATTTTGTGGCTGGTAAATTGTCTCTCCGCCAAGTAAGAGAGCGATTATCTTCTTTGTTAGAAGAGCTACATTATTGTGCCCTATTGCTGTCGGACAGTAACCTTGTGGATCAACTGAGAACATCCCAGTACAGTGTGGTGATTTCTGACCCCTTTTTTCCTTGTGGCGCTATCCTCTCAGCCCATCTAGATTCCCGGGTCCCCCACATCGCCGTTTTGCGTCTGGATCCTTTCTTTCTTGATGTAAAGGCTACAGGTGTACCGCTTCCCCTGTCATACATTCCATTTATATTTTCCGATTATACCGACGGCATGACCTTTCTACAGCGACTTCAGAACGTTGTCTTGTCTACTGTTGCTCCAGTGATAGCACGTCGAAATGTGAATATGAACTATAACGAATTGGTACGTAGGTATATCGGCGAGGAAGAAACTATTCAAAGCGTGACGTCACGTACGGACCTGTGGCTCTATAGAACCGACAATGTGCTGGACTTCCCTCGTCCCAGCATGCCCAACATGGTTCAGGTTGGAGGACTGAACGTCCGTGCGGCTGTTCCCCTCACTGAG GACATTGAAGCGTTTGTCCAGAGCTCTGGAGACGACGGAGTGATTGTCGTCAGTTTCGGGTCTATGGTCAAGACGATGTCGACAGAGAGGCAAGAAGTCTTCGCGGCAGCCTTCGCCCGACTCCGGCAGAAGGTGGTGTGGCGGTACGTGGGAGAGAAGCCGGCCGGTCTGGGCAACAACACCAAGTTGCTGGCGTGGCTGCCTCAAAACGACTTGCTGG CCCACCCAAAGACCAGAGCCTTCATCACTCACGCTGGGTCGAACGGCCTGTACGAGGCCCTGCACCACGGCGTGCCAATGGTCTGTCTGCCGCTGTTCGGGGATCAACCCGCCAACGCCGCCCGGGTGGTGGCCAGGGGACTCGGGGTGAAGCTGGACTTCAGCACGGTCACCTCCGACCAGTTGTACGAGGCCATTCTTCTTGTTGTCACCAACAACAG TTACCGTGAGACTGCAGCACGCCTGTCCCGCCTGCACCGTGACCAGCCCCAGTCACCCATGGAGCGGGCCGTCTGGTGGATagaacacgtcatcaaacatggTGGACTGCCCCATCTCCGCGCACGCGCCGTGGAGCTGCCATGGTACCAGTACTACCTGTTAGACGTTGCTGCTTTCCTATTGGCTGGCTGTGTAGCTGTCCTGGGTACCGTGTGGTACAGCTGTACGTTCTTCTGTAGAAAGTGTTGTACTAAAGGTGGCGGCAAGCTGAAGTCTCAATAG
- the LOC118416774 gene encoding histidine N-alpha-methyltransferase-like, with product MSDHVSDAITTVSDDAIKHSDVDEDMMSVVASLTSPRRYVPSWYLYDTRGSELCEEQIQKSKTYKLWQHEYSILQTHADDIVSKVSYPAVLVDLGSGASSKTRLIIEAMLKRGGRFTFVPVDMAKEFIETCGRQLDTDYPGLTVEPFVGLYMDGVRHVAAREEPKLLLWLGSSFGNVPVHQEVKMLHDIRAQLSDKDRLVLGMDMNTDREALSQAYGDQWIPLLRDNLISRYNKDFAGNMDAEKFKHIFEFVENPPDGDTPSYVVKSLSSSGKQRVHFGKLGLDIDFEDGERVYFCEGPNTSSKWNLGQLRRLAERSGFAVEAHWTNDEENYCVICLVVADVDQHSV from the exons ATGAGTGACCACGTCAGTGACGCCATCACCACAGTGAGTGACGACGCCATCAAACATAGTGACGTAGACGAGGATATGATGTCAGTTGTAGCGAGCCTGACGTCACCGCGCAGATACGTGCCGTCGTGGTACCTGTACGATACACGCGGGTCGGAGTTATGTGAGGA ACAGATACAGAAATCAAAGACCTACAAACTCTGGCAGCACGAGTACAGCATACTTCAGACCCACGCAGACGACATCGTCAGCAAAGTCTCGTACCCAGCGGTTCTTGTTGATCTCGGCAGCGGAGCGTCCTCCAAAACCCGCCTAATCATCGAGGCTATGCTGAAGAGGGGCGGGCGTTTCACATTTGTTCCAGTAGACATGGCTAAGG AGTTTATCGAGACCTGCGGCCGCCAGCTGGACACAGACTACCCGGGCCTGACTGTGGAGCCCTTCGTTGGGCTGTACATGGACGGGGTGCGGCATGTTGCCGCCCGGGAGGAGCCGAAATTACTGCTGTGGCTGGGGAGCAGTTTTGGTAACGTTCCAGTCCACCAAGAAGTGAAGATGCTACATGATATCCGAGCACAGCTTAGTG ATAAGGACAGGTTGGTGCTTGGGATGGACATGAACACTGACCGAGAGGCTTTGTCTCAGGCTTACGGGGACCAATGGATACCGCTACTTCGAGACAACTTGATTTCTCGTTACAATAAG GACTTTGCCGGAAACATGGACGCTGAGAAGTTTAAGCATATATTTGAGTTTGTGGAGAACCCTCCGGATGGAGACACGCCGAGCTATGTTGTGAAATCCCTAAGCAGTTCCGGCAAACAACGAGTGCATTTTG GAAAGCTGGGCCTCGACATTGATTTTGAAGACGGCGAAAGGGTTTATTTCTGTGAGGGGCCAAACACCAGCAGCAAGTGGAACCTGGGACAGCTGCGCCGCCTAGCGGAGAGAAGCGGCTTCGCAGTAGAAGCCCACTGGACCAATGATGAGGAGAACTATTGCGTCATATGTTTGGTAGTGGCAGACGTTGATCAACATTCTGTTTAA
- the LOC118416775 gene encoding transmembrane protein 43-like isoform X2, whose translation MYPDAPGMHTSGPDSHTRVTYRDNPGFFSRVGNSFCGAFFGFLLFCGSFPVLFWNEGRAVQTAQSLDEGLRSVIHLSTVDVAFEHNNHKLVYFTGPLSTDKPLTDADYAITVPAVKLKKHVEMYQWVEHEHTKEYKEGNQVRRETTYTYNNEWRSDLVNSRNFDREMGHKNPGSMPVQSRTITAEDVTIGNFHLSSGLIGKISHFKQYPLAKSHLVPSDPQVKVFQGAFYHSADPIRPTVGDVRVEFSYAGLSANSELGPADHVSIVARQAGNRLQPYQTEAGDALELLYYGVLSPEKIFEAEHAANTMLTWAVRVGGWFMMFIALFLMTNILQTLVDWIPLLREIVSLGLFIVNLSVSLSLSLTTIALGWIRYRPLIGLSLLACAAVPWFLSRQRARNLRKEKDDKTDNILFNNLDEKAYYSK comes from the exons ATG TACCCCGACGCTCCCGGCATGCACACCTCGGGCCCGGACAGCCACACCAGGGTCACCTACAGGGACAACCCGGGGTTCTTCAGCAGGGTGGGGAACTCATTCTGCGGAGCCTTCTTTGGATTCCTCCTCTTCTGTGGGTCCTTCCCTGTCCTCTTCTGGAATGAG GGACGTGCAGTACAGACTGCGCAGTCATTGGACGAAGGTCTGCGCTCAGTGATCCACCTATCGACCGTGGACGTCGCTTTTGAGCACAATAATCACAAACTGGTGTACTTCACTGGTCCACTCAGCACAGACAAG CCCCTGACAGATGCTGACTATGCTATAACCGTCCCTGCTGTGAAACTGAAGAAACATGTGGAGATGTACCAATGGGTGGAGCATGAACACACCAA GGAGTACAAAGAGGGGAACCAAGTTCGCAGGGAGACAACCTACACATACA ACAATGAGTGGAGATCAGACCTGGTGAACAGCCGAAACTTTGATCGAGAGATGGGGCACAAGAACCCTGG GTCCATGCCAGTCCAAAGCAGAACTATCACAGCTGAGGATGTCACCATTGGAAACTTCCACCTCTCCTCGG GTCTGATTGGCAAGATCTCCCATTTCAAGCAGTACCCTCTAGCCAAGAGTCACCTGGTGCCCTCTGACCCCCAGGTCAAGGTGTTCCAGGGAGCCTTCTACCACTCAGCTGACCCCATCAGACCTACG GTAGGGGATGTTCGTGTGGAATTCAGCTATGCAGGACTGTCTGCTAACTCAGAGCTGGGACCAGCAGACCAT GTGAGTATTGTAGCCAGACAGGCTGGGAACAGACTACAGCCGTACCAGACAGAGGCTGGAGATGCTCTGGAACTGCTGTACTATGGAGTCCTGTCACCTGAG AAAATCTTTGAAGCGGAGCATGCTGCTAACACCATGCTGACCTGGGCAGTGAGGGTCGGGGGCTGGTTCATGATGTTTATTGCCCTCTTCCTGATGACTAACATACTGCAGACATTGG TTGACTGGATCCCACTGTTGAGAGAGATCGTGTCCCTGGGCCTGTTCATCGTGAACCTGTCCGTGTCGCTCTCTCTGTCCCTCACCACCATCGCGCTGGGCTGGATCCGGTACCGGCCCCTGATTGGTCTGTCCCTGCTGGCCTGCGCGGCGGTGCCATGGTTCCTCTCACGACAGAGGGCGAGGAATTTGCGGAAGGAGAAGGATGACAAGACTGACAACATCCTCTTCAACAACCTGGATGAGAAGGCTTACTACTCCAAATAG
- the LOC118416775 gene encoding transmembrane protein 43-like isoform X1: MYRQTYPDAPGMHTSGPDSHTRVTYRDNPGFFSRVGNSFCGAFFGFLLFCGSFPVLFWNEGRAVQTAQSLDEGLRSVIHLSTVDVAFEHNNHKLVYFTGPLSTDKPLTDADYAITVPAVKLKKHVEMYQWVEHEHTKEYKEGNQVRRETTYTYNNEWRSDLVNSRNFDREMGHKNPGSMPVQSRTITAEDVTIGNFHLSSGLIGKISHFKQYPLAKSHLVPSDPQVKVFQGAFYHSADPIRPTVGDVRVEFSYAGLSANSELGPADHVSIVARQAGNRLQPYQTEAGDALELLYYGVLSPEKIFEAEHAANTMLTWAVRVGGWFMMFIALFLMTNILQTLVDWIPLLREIVSLGLFIVNLSVSLSLSLTTIALGWIRYRPLIGLSLLACAAVPWFLSRQRARNLRKEKDDKTDNILFNNLDEKAYYSK, translated from the exons ATGTATAGGCAAACG TACCCCGACGCTCCCGGCATGCACACCTCGGGCCCGGACAGCCACACCAGGGTCACCTACAGGGACAACCCGGGGTTCTTCAGCAGGGTGGGGAACTCATTCTGCGGAGCCTTCTTTGGATTCCTCCTCTTCTGTGGGTCCTTCCCTGTCCTCTTCTGGAATGAG GGACGTGCAGTACAGACTGCGCAGTCATTGGACGAAGGTCTGCGCTCAGTGATCCACCTATCGACCGTGGACGTCGCTTTTGAGCACAATAATCACAAACTGGTGTACTTCACTGGTCCACTCAGCACAGACAAG CCCCTGACAGATGCTGACTATGCTATAACCGTCCCTGCTGTGAAACTGAAGAAACATGTGGAGATGTACCAATGGGTGGAGCATGAACACACCAA GGAGTACAAAGAGGGGAACCAAGTTCGCAGGGAGACAACCTACACATACA ACAATGAGTGGAGATCAGACCTGGTGAACAGCCGAAACTTTGATCGAGAGATGGGGCACAAGAACCCTGG GTCCATGCCAGTCCAAAGCAGAACTATCACAGCTGAGGATGTCACCATTGGAAACTTCCACCTCTCCTCGG GTCTGATTGGCAAGATCTCCCATTTCAAGCAGTACCCTCTAGCCAAGAGTCACCTGGTGCCCTCTGACCCCCAGGTCAAGGTGTTCCAGGGAGCCTTCTACCACTCAGCTGACCCCATCAGACCTACG GTAGGGGATGTTCGTGTGGAATTCAGCTATGCAGGACTGTCTGCTAACTCAGAGCTGGGACCAGCAGACCAT GTGAGTATTGTAGCCAGACAGGCTGGGAACAGACTACAGCCGTACCAGACAGAGGCTGGAGATGCTCTGGAACTGCTGTACTATGGAGTCCTGTCACCTGAG AAAATCTTTGAAGCGGAGCATGCTGCTAACACCATGCTGACCTGGGCAGTGAGGGTCGGGGGCTGGTTCATGATGTTTATTGCCCTCTTCCTGATGACTAACATACTGCAGACATTGG TTGACTGGATCCCACTGTTGAGAGAGATCGTGTCCCTGGGCCTGTTCATCGTGAACCTGTCCGTGTCGCTCTCTCTGTCCCTCACCACCATCGCGCTGGGCTGGATCCGGTACCGGCCCCTGATTGGTCTGTCCCTGCTGGCCTGCGCGGCGGTGCCATGGTTCCTCTCACGACAGAGGGCGAGGAATTTGCGGAAGGAGAAGGATGACAAGACTGACAACATCCTCTTCAACAACCTGGATGAGAAGGCTTACTACTCCAAATAG